In Sphingomonas sp., a single window of DNA contains:
- a CDS encoding glycine zipper 2TM domain-containing protein — translation MKHVLAMVALATAGLTVAAPASAQQYASPDQERARFEAARERFDREYRQFQQASERYANYSDWLAHAPPPPPRIDARDEGDYEPSRYYRPGDSERVLTSNDRVYRGDDGRYYCKRPDGTTGLIVGAAAGGLFGNVISSRRSSTVGTLLGAIAGGAIGNSVDRNNQMNNQDVRCR, via the coding sequence ATGAAGCATGTCCTGGCCATGGTCGCCCTCGCGACCGCCGGCCTTACGGTCGCCGCGCCGGCATCGGCGCAGCAATACGCCTCGCCCGACCAGGAGCGCGCCCGCTTCGAGGCCGCACGCGAGCGGTTCGATCGTGAATACCGCCAGTTCCAGCAGGCATCCGAGCGCTACGCAAATTACAGCGACTGGCTGGCACATGCGCCGCCCCCGCCGCCGCGGATCGATGCGCGCGACGAAGGCGATTACGAGCCTTCGCGTTACTATCGCCCCGGCGACAGCGAACGCGTGCTGACCAGCAACGACCGTGTCTATCGTGGCGATGATGGGCGCTATTATTGCAAGCGTCCGGACGGGACCACCGGTCTGATCGTTGGCGCGGCCGCCGGCGGCCTGTTCGGCAACGTGATCTCCAGCCGCCGTTCGAGCACCGTCGGCACGTTGCTCGGCGCGATCGCTGGTGGTGCGATCGGCAATTCGGTTGACCGCAATAACCAGATGAACAACCAGGACGTGCGCTGCCGCTGA
- a CDS encoding YdcH family protein, with product MTMTIVERLIATHRMLEREIRSELRRRLPDAFRVAQLKKHKLAVKDRLHLHLPAPAARLALIPSRR from the coding sequence ATGACGATGACGATTGTTGAACGCCTGATCGCCACCCACCGGATGCTCGAACGCGAGATCCGCAGCGAATTGCGCCGTCGCTTGCCAGATGCGTTCCGCGTGGCGCAGCTCAAGAAGCACAAATTGGCGGTGAAGGACCGGCTGCATTTGCATCTGCCGGCACCGGCCGCGCGGCTTGCGCTGATACCGAGCCGCCGCTGA
- a CDS encoding MFS transporter, whose amino-acid sequence MSPHPFAIGNFRAYFVARLAATLGQMAMVIVIGWQVYDIARRTMSIKEAAFQLGMIGVAQFLPLLFLSLFAGWVADRIDRRWIARTAVSLEAFCALSLAWLTWQQTITLPALFSIAALLGVARAFASPALGALAPNLVPKAVLPTAIALSSLAWQSGTVIGPAMGGYLYAAASWLAYAVSGGLFLVSLLMLFLIGPVPVANRKFTGSPLSQMVDGLHYVRRNRLVLGAISLDLFAVLLGGATAMLPVYARDILQVGSEGLGHLRAAPALGAVVTALFFSWRPLKTNVGVKMLVAVALFGLATVVFGAAAPLLVPVLGTKAVGTDLSPAVLVSLAALFVLGAADMVSVYVRQSLIQLYTPDEMRGRVGAVSTLFISGSNELGEAESGFLAALIGPVAAVIGGGIGAILVTVLWSKLFPELKRARTFDPPATLEVPPKEMTT is encoded by the coding sequence ATGTCACCGCATCCGTTCGCCATCGGCAACTTCCGTGCCTATTTCGTCGCCCGCCTCGCCGCCACGCTGGGGCAGATGGCGATGGTGATCGTGATCGGCTGGCAGGTCTACGACATCGCCCGCCGCACGATGAGCATCAAGGAAGCGGCCTTCCAGCTCGGCATGATCGGCGTGGCGCAGTTTCTGCCGCTGCTGTTCCTGTCGCTGTTCGCCGGCTGGGTCGCGGACCGGATCGACCGGCGCTGGATCGCCCGCACCGCGGTGTCCCTTGAGGCGTTCTGCGCACTAAGCCTCGCCTGGCTGACCTGGCAGCAGACCATCACCCTGCCCGCCTTGTTCAGCATCGCCGCATTGCTCGGCGTGGCGCGCGCCTTCGCCAGCCCGGCGCTCGGCGCGCTGGCCCCGAACCTCGTGCCCAAGGCGGTGTTGCCGACCGCGATCGCGCTGAGTTCGCTTGCCTGGCAGAGCGGCACCGTGATCGGCCCGGCGATGGGCGGCTATCTCTACGCGGCGGCCTCGTGGCTCGCCTATGCGGTGTCGGGCGGCCTGTTCCTCGTCTCGCTGCTGATGCTGTTCCTGATCGGCCCGGTGCCGGTCGCCAACCGGAAATTCACCGGCAGCCCGCTGTCGCAGATGGTCGACGGCCTTCATTATGTCCGCCGCAACCGGCTGGTGCTGGGCGCGATCTCGCTTGATCTGTTCGCAGTGCTGCTCGGCGGTGCGACGGCTATGCTGCCGGTCTATGCGCGCGACATCCTGCAGGTGGGGTCCGAGGGCCTCGGGCACCTTCGCGCTGCCCCGGCGTTGGGTGCGGTGGTGACGGCCCTGTTCTTCTCCTGGCGCCCGCTCAAGACCAACGTGGGCGTGAAGATGCTGGTCGCGGTCGCCTTGTTCGGCCTGGCGACGGTGGTGTTCGGCGCCGCGGCGCCGCTGCTGGTGCCGGTGCTCGGCACCAAGGCCGTCGGCACCGACCTCTCCCCCGCCGTACTCGTCTCGCTGGCCGCGCTGTTCGTGCTGGGCGCCGCCGATATGGTGTCGGTGTACGTCCGTCAGTCGCTGATCCAGCTCTACACGCCGGACGAGATGCGCGGCCGGGTGGGTGCGGTCTCCACGCTGTTCATTTCCGGCTCGAACGAGCTGGGTGAAGCCGAAAGCGGCTTCCTCGCCGCGCTGATCGGGCCGGTCGCCGCGGTGATCGGCGGCGGCATCGGCGCGATCCTTGTCACGGTCCTGTGGTCGAAGCTATTCCCTGAGCTCAAGCGGGCTCGAACCTTCGATCCTCCGGCCACCCTCGAAGTTCCTCCCAAGGAGATGACGACATGA
- a CDS encoding WYL domain-containing protein, with amino-acid sequence MTEAPVNNTPFVLEGIVRLRCLQVTYNRTRMIIAPYILYTRNESLYTDAQIVSREGMLPREPKIATFKVDGLKEVSVLDRPFEIGEMFDPELDKYVGTTLMKVEPEA; translated from the coding sequence GTGACCGAAGCTCCCGTCAACAACACGCCCTTCGTACTGGAGGGCATTGTCCGCCTGCGCTGCCTGCAGGTGACCTACAATCGCACGCGGATGATTATCGCACCGTACATCCTGTATACGCGCAACGAGTCGCTGTACACCGATGCGCAGATCGTCTCGCGCGAGGGCATGCTGCCGCGCGAGCCCAAGATCGCCACCTTCAAGGTCGACGGTCTCAAGGAAGTCTCGGTGCTCGATCGGCCATTCGAGATCGGCGAGATGTTCGATCCCGAGCTCGACAAATATGTCGGCACCACGCTGATGAAGGTCGAGCCCGAGGCCTGA
- the cysK gene encoding cysteine synthase A — protein MKAHSILETIGNTPHVRINKLFPGAEVWIKSERSNPGGSIKDRIALAMVEAAEKDGSLQPGGTIVEPTSGNTGVGLAMVAAVKGYKLILVMPESMSLERRRLMLAYGASFDLTPREKGMKGAIERALEIVESTPGAWMPQQFENAANVDVHVRTTAQEILNDFRDTPIDVIITGVGTGGHITGVAEALKKEWPNLKVFAVEPELSPVISGGQPGPHPIQGIGAGFVPKNLHTDAIDGVIKVDATVAKDMARRSAAEEGMLVGISSGGTLAAILQKLPDLPDGVRVLGFNYDTGERYLSVPDFLPEG, from the coding sequence ATGAAGGCCCATTCGATCCTCGAAACGATCGGCAACACGCCGCACGTCCGTATCAACAAGCTGTTCCCCGGCGCCGAGGTGTGGATCAAGTCCGAGCGCTCGAACCCGGGTGGCTCAATCAAGGACCGCATTGCGCTCGCCATGGTCGAGGCGGCCGAGAAGGACGGCAGCCTCCAGCCCGGCGGCACGATCGTCGAGCCGACCAGCGGCAACACCGGTGTCGGCTTGGCGATGGTCGCGGCGGTGAAGGGCTACAAGCTGATCCTCGTGATGCCGGAGAGCATGTCGCTAGAACGCCGCCGCCTGATGCTGGCCTATGGTGCGAGCTTCGACCTCACCCCGCGCGAGAAGGGCATGAAGGGCGCGATCGAGCGCGCGCTCGAGATCGTCGAGAGCACCCCCGGTGCCTGGATGCCGCAACAGTTCGAAAACGCTGCGAACGTCGACGTGCATGTGCGCACCACCGCACAAGAAATCCTCAACGACTTCCGTGACACGCCGATCGACGTGATCATCACCGGTGTCGGCACTGGCGGGCACATCACCGGCGTGGCGGAAGCGCTGAAGAAGGAATGGCCGAACCTCAAGGTGTTCGCGGTGGAGCCGGAACTGTCGCCGGTGATCTCGGGCGGGCAGCCCGGTCCGCACCCGATCCAGGGCATCGGCGCGGGCTTCGTGCCGAAGAACCTGCATACCGACGCGATCGACGGCGTGATCAAGGTCGACGCCACCGTTGCCAAGGACATGGCACGCCGCTCGGCCGCCGAAGAGGGCATGCTGGTCGGCATCTCCTCGGGCGGCACGCTGGCCGCGATCCTGCAGAAGCTGCCCGACCTGCCCGACGGCGTGCGCGTGCTCGGCTTCAACTATGACACCGGCGAGCGCTATCTGAGCGTGCCGGACTTCCTGCCCGAGGGCTGA
- a CDS encoding UvrD-helicase domain-containing protein: MSLATSPQDAPYLQGLNEPQREAVLTTEGPVLVLAGAGTGKTAALTARLAHLLWTRRAYPSEILAVTFTNKAAREMKERVGRLVGDAVEGMPWLGTFHAIGAKMLRRHAELVGLQSNFTILDTDDQLRLLKQLIVANDLDEKRWPARQLAGLIDGWKNRGMIPADLDAGESESYANGRGQSLYAQYQERLRLLNACDFGDLLLHVLTILKTHREVLEQYQKRFRYIMVDEYQDTNSVQYLWLRLLAQERKNICCVGDDDQSIYSWRGAQVENILKFEKDFPGAVVIKLEQNYRSTPHILGAASGVIANNGGRLGKTLWTEVDVGEKVKVLGVWDGPEEARRVGEEIEGLQRGGLSLDATAILVRAQHQTREFEDRFIAIGLPYRIIGGFRFYERQEIRDALAYLRVVAQPADDLAFERIVNVPKRGLGDKALAKVHQFARAQGLPLATAAARILDTDELTPQARRSLGNLIGDMARWRSMVDDLQHPDLARIILDESGYTAMWQADRTAEAAGRLENLNELVRAMEEYESLSAFLEHVSLVMDNEASAEEPKVTIMTIHAAKGLEFDTVFLAGWEEGLFPSQRALDEGGLASLEEERRLAYVAITRARQRSIILHAANRRIYGQWTSSLPSRFVGELPPEHVESETTMTGGESLWRANWSERSDPFADVARGAGRGPGWQRAAGVDPANPGGSFTSRTFTRDQPRVLESRASAVSFGAKPRGDLALGMRVFHQKFGYGTVAEIEGNKLEIDFEQAGRKRVMDSFVSVPD; encoded by the coding sequence ATGTCGCTTGCTACTTCCCCCCAGGACGCCCCCTATCTGCAGGGCCTGAACGAACCCCAGCGCGAGGCCGTGCTCACCACCGAAGGGCCCGTGCTGGTGCTGGCGGGTGCGGGAACGGGGAAGACCGCGGCACTTACCGCGCGATTGGCACACTTGCTGTGGACGCGACGTGCCTATCCGTCGGAGATCCTGGCGGTCACCTTCACCAACAAGGCGGCGCGCGAGATGAAGGAGCGCGTCGGCCGGCTGGTCGGCGATGCGGTGGAGGGCATGCCCTGGCTCGGCACCTTCCATGCGATCGGCGCGAAGATGCTCCGCCGCCATGCCGAGCTGGTGGGGCTGCAGAGCAACTTCACCATTCTCGATACCGACGACCAGCTGCGCCTGCTCAAGCAGCTGATCGTCGCCAACGACCTCGACGAGAAGCGCTGGCCGGCGCGCCAGCTCGCCGGGCTGATCGACGGCTGGAAGAACCGCGGCATGATCCCCGCCGATCTCGATGCCGGCGAGTCCGAAAGCTATGCCAATGGCCGTGGCCAGTCGCTCTACGCGCAGTATCAGGAACGGCTGCGGCTGCTCAACGCCTGCGATTTCGGCGATCTTCTCCTACACGTACTGACCATTCTTAAGACCCATCGTGAAGTGCTGGAGCAATATCAGAAGCGCTTCCGCTACATCATGGTCGACGAGTATCAGGATACCAATTCGGTCCAGTATCTCTGGCTGCGGCTGCTGGCGCAGGAGCGCAAAAACATCTGCTGCGTCGGTGACGACGACCAGTCGATCTACAGCTGGCGCGGCGCGCAGGTTGAGAATATCCTGAAGTTCGAGAAGGACTTCCCCGGCGCCGTTGTAATCAAGTTGGAGCAAAATTACCGCTCGACCCCGCACATTCTCGGTGCTGCCTCGGGGGTGATCGCCAACAATGGCGGACGCCTCGGCAAGACGCTGTGGACCGAGGTCGATGTCGGCGAGAAGGTGAAGGTCCTCGGCGTGTGGGATGGGCCCGAGGAGGCGCGCCGCGTCGGCGAGGAGATCGAGGGTCTGCAGCGCGGCGGGCTCAGCCTCGACGCCACCGCGATCCTCGTCCGCGCACAGCACCAGACCCGCGAGTTCGAAGACCGGTTCATCGCGATCGGCCTGCCCTATCGCATCATCGGCGGCTTCCGGTTCTACGAACGCCAGGAAATCCGCGACGCGCTCGCCTATCTGCGCGTCGTCGCGCAGCCCGCGGACGATCTCGCCTTCGAGCGCATCGTCAACGTCCCCAAGCGCGGCCTCGGCGACAAGGCGCTGGCCAAGGTCCACCAATTCGCCCGCGCGCAGGGGCTGCCGCTCGCCACCGCTGCGGCGCGCATCCTCGATACCGACGAGCTGACCCCGCAGGCGCGGCGCTCGCTCGGCAATCTGATCGGCGACATGGCGCGGTGGCGGAGCATGGTCGACGATCTCCAACATCCGGATCTCGCCCGCATCATCCTGGACGAGAGCGGATATACCGCGATGTGGCAGGCCGATCGCACCGCCGAGGCGGCCGGGCGGCTGGAGAATCTCAACGAACTCGTCCGCGCGATGGAGGAGTATGAGAGCCTCTCGGCCTTCCTCGAACATGTCAGCCTGGTGATGGACAACGAGGCCTCCGCCGAGGAGCCCAAGGTCACGATCATGACGATCCACGCCGCCAAGGGGCTGGAATTCGACACCGTCTTCCTCGCCGGCTGGGAGGAAGGGCTGTTCCCCTCGCAGCGCGCGCTCGACGAGGGCGGGCTGGCCAGCCTGGAGGAGGAACGCCGGCTCGCCTATGTCGCGATCACGCGTGCGCGGCAGCGGTCGATCATTCTCCACGCGGCGAATCGGCGCATCTACGGGCAATGGACGTCGAGCCTGCCGAGCCGCTTCGTCGGCGAACTGCCGCCCGAACATGTCGAATCGGAAACCACGATGACCGGCGGCGAGAGCCTGTGGCGCGCCAACTGGAGCGAGCGGAGCGATCCGTTCGCCGATGTCGCGCGCGGCGCCGGACGTGGTCCCGGCTGGCAGCGCGCGGCGGGGGTCGATCCGGCCAACCCGGGGGGCAGCTTCACCAGCCGGACCTTTACCCGCGACCAGCCGCGGGTGCTGGAAAGCCGTGCCTCGGCGGTAAGCTTCGGCGCCAAGCCGCGGGGCGACCTCGCGCTCGGGATGCGCGTGTTTCACCAGAAGTTCGGCTATGGCACGGTCGCGGAGATCGAGGGCAACAAGCTCGAGATCGATTTCGAGCAGGCCGGGCGCAAGCGCGTGATGGACAGCTTCGTCAGCGTGCCCGACTGA
- a CDS encoding OmpA family protein → MSRWAMLALMGVLAGCNAREPARDNATVENKSILAEDDGLANNSAAEAPKSILRPEVVPDEPEKPELKPVDLVVPFGAAGLKLDDGGRKLLDELLTNPTTAAGGAITISGHTDTRGNDRDNLVSSRKRAEAVRDYLLSRGVPAERMTVIAFGETRALVPNAKADGSDDPEGRAKNRRVEVQVALPASAETSTAAPDNGTAEALAADSKTQQ, encoded by the coding sequence ATGAGCAGATGGGCGATGTTGGCGCTCATGGGTGTGTTGGCGGGCTGCAATGCGCGAGAGCCCGCACGCGACAATGCGACGGTGGAGAACAAGAGCATCCTCGCCGAGGACGACGGGCTGGCGAACAACAGTGCCGCAGAAGCGCCCAAGTCGATCCTCCGGCCCGAGGTGGTGCCGGACGAGCCGGAAAAGCCCGAGCTCAAGCCCGTCGATCTCGTGGTGCCCTTTGGTGCAGCAGGGCTGAAGCTGGACGATGGCGGACGCAAGCTGCTCGACGAACTGCTGACGAACCCGACGACCGCCGCCGGCGGTGCGATCACGATCAGCGGCCACACCGACACGCGCGGCAATGACCGCGACAATCTGGTCTCCTCGCGCAAGCGGGCCGAGGCGGTGCGCGACTATCTGCTGTCGAGGGGCGTGCCCGCGGAGCGCATGACGGTGATCGCCTTCGGGGAAACCCGCGCGCTGGTCCCGAACGCCAAGGCGGACGGCAGCGACGATCCGGAGGGGCGGGCGAAAAATCGTCGGGTGGAGGTGCAGGTCGCATTGCCTGCCTCCGCGGAGACATCAACGGCTGCACCGGACAACGGAACCGCCGAGGCTCTAGCTGCTGATTCTAAGACCCAGCAATAG
- a CDS encoding sodium:proton antiporter, whose amino-acid sequence MHQPALVIALIGALGIGAQWIAWRTGWPAIALMLVAGVLAGPVAGLIEPHAVFGELLEPIVSIAVALILFEGGLSLNFRELRRTDGAVTRLVLLGVPIGWGLGTLALYYAAGLVWPVATLFAGILVVTGPTVVLPLLRQSNVAQRPRAILKWEAIVNDPIGALCGLVTYEYLRRSGDGGTLLSVLGSLLAASVVAGLIGYVVAKAIGWAFQRGHVPEYLKAPVLLVAVIGVFVGSNLIQQETGLITVTVMGVALANMKLDSLRDIHPFKENVTVLLISGVFVLLSASLDFEVLRHFEWRFLAFLAALLFLVRPITVLLSLAFTKVPWNERLLVAWIAPRGIVAVAISGLFALRLDKLGYSDGSILVTLSFAVVVATILAHGFSIGPVARLLKVTGATERGLLIVGGTPWSLALADQLRQLEVPVTICDTSWQRLRPARSAGIATYHGEILAEATEDRLDMSQFQVLAATSDNEAYNALVCNEFAHEMGRDNVYQLGSGGDDEDARALPESLRGRALFTSGHGVDEIVEREQGGWTFRKTRLTEQFDFDAAKADLPDAADMLLLVRKGGLLRFFSHASRPTPQPGDTIISYVPPMPAARRLQEEVA is encoded by the coding sequence ATGCATCAACCCGCGCTCGTCATCGCGCTGATCGGTGCGCTCGGCATCGGCGCGCAGTGGATTGCCTGGCGTACCGGCTGGCCCGCGATCGCTCTGATGCTCGTCGCCGGCGTACTCGCCGGTCCCGTCGCAGGGCTGATCGAGCCGCATGCGGTGTTTGGCGAGTTGCTCGAGCCGATCGTCTCGATCGCCGTCGCGCTGATCCTGTTCGAAGGCGGCCTCAGCCTCAACTTCCGCGAGCTGCGGCGCACCGATGGCGCGGTGACGCGACTGGTGCTGCTGGGCGTCCCGATCGGCTGGGGGCTGGGAACGCTGGCGCTCTATTATGCCGCCGGACTCGTCTGGCCGGTGGCGACGCTGTTTGCGGGTATTCTCGTCGTGACCGGCCCCACGGTGGTGCTGCCGCTGCTACGGCAGAGCAATGTCGCGCAGCGGCCGCGCGCGATCCTGAAATGGGAAGCGATCGTCAACGATCCGATCGGCGCGCTGTGCGGGTTGGTGACCTACGAGTATCTCCGCCGGTCCGGCGATGGCGGGACGCTGCTCAGCGTGCTCGGCTCGCTGCTCGCGGCGAGCGTCGTCGCGGGGCTGATCGGCTATGTCGTCGCCAAGGCGATCGGCTGGGCCTTCCAGCGCGGCCATGTGCCCGAATATCTCAAGGCGCCCGTGCTGCTGGTCGCGGTGATCGGCGTGTTCGTCGGCTCGAACCTGATCCAGCAGGAGACAGGCCTGATCACCGTGACGGTGATGGGCGTGGCACTCGCCAACATGAAGCTCGATTCGCTGCGCGACATCCATCCGTTCAAGGAGAATGTCACCGTCCTCCTGATCTCGGGCGTGTTCGTGCTGCTCTCCGCCTCGCTTGATTTCGAGGTGCTGCGGCATTTCGAGTGGCGCTTCCTGGCCTTCCTCGCGGCGCTGCTGTTCCTCGTGCGGCCGATCACCGTGCTGCTGAGCCTGGCTTTTACCAAGGTGCCGTGGAACGAGCGGCTGCTCGTTGCCTGGATCGCCCCGCGCGGTATCGTCGCGGTGGCGATCTCGGGCCTGTTCGCGCTGCGGCTCGACAAACTGGGCTATAGCGACGGCTCGATCCTGGTGACGCTCTCCTTCGCCGTGGTGGTGGCGACCATCCTCGCGCACGGCTTTTCGATCGGCCCCGTCGCGCGGCTGCTCAAGGTGACGGGCGCCACCGAGCGTGGGCTGCTGATCGTCGGCGGCACGCCGTGGAGCCTCGCGCTCGCCGACCAGCTCCGTCAGCTCGAGGTGCCGGTGACGATCTGCGACACCAGCTGGCAGCGGCTGCGGCCGGCGCGCTCGGCGGGCATCGCCACCTATCATGGCGAGATCCTCGCCGAGGCGACCGAGGACCGGCTCGACATGTCGCAGTTCCAGGTGCTCGCGGCGACCAGCGACAACGAGGCGTACAACGCACTGGTCTGCAACGAATTCGCCCATGAGATGGGCCGCGACAATGTCTACCAGCTCGGCAGCGGCGGCGATGACGAGGATGCTCGCGCGCTGCCGGAGTCGCTGCGGGGCCGCGCGCTGTTCACCAGCGGCCACGGCGTCGACGAGATCGTCGAGCGCGAGCAGGGGGGCTGGACGTTCCGCAAGACCCGGCTGACCGAGCAGTTCGACTTCGACGCTGCCAAGGCCGATCTGCCCGACGCGGCCGACATGCTGCTGCTGGTGCGCAAGGGCGGGCTGCTGCGCTTCTTCTCGCACGCCAGCCGGCCAACGCCGCAGCCCGGCGACACGATCATCTCGTACGTGCCCCCCATGCCGGCGGCGCGACGACTGCAGGAGGAGGTTGCATGA
- a CDS encoding MFS transporter: MQTDGLPMPRRLTAIAAVSFGTALVVIDGAIATVALPTIAHDLHVDSSAAVAVVTVYQLVLVMLLLPFSGLGNRIGLKRLYQWGQIVFTVATILCFFAKSLPFLLIVRAAQAAGAAAALSVSSALVRQIYPAKQLGRGLGVNSVVVSVSAAIAPTLGGLVLAIGPWPWVFASAVPFAIASLLLGRSLPDIPRSKAPFDVLGAVLCAAMFGLVIGGAESAVHGDSPVVSAAVVLAGIAVGVIFVRREQGEAEPILPVDLLARPVLALSTIGAFTAFIATMTLLLSLPFRLQHGYGFAPSEVGAVIAPWPLTTMFVAPLAGTLSDRYPAGALGGIGMAVAIAGLSALAFLPHDPSYFDIAWRMSLTGAGFGMFLSPNARLIIGSAPVERAAAAGGLISTTRMVGQTTGATLVAALLATGVGAGMTPALVAAGLALVAGLCSLARLRPSIRNPARVEADQAQPAQMG, from the coding sequence ATGCAAACCGACGGCCTTCCCATGCCCCGCCGCCTCACCGCCATCGCCGCCGTGTCGTTCGGCACGGCGCTGGTGGTGATCGACGGCGCCATCGCCACCGTGGCGCTGCCCACCATCGCGCACGACCTCCACGTCGATTCGTCCGCCGCCGTCGCGGTGGTGACGGTGTACCAGCTGGTGCTGGTGATGCTGCTCCTGCCGTTTTCCGGGCTGGGCAATCGCATCGGCCTCAAGCGGCTGTACCAATGGGGGCAGATCGTCTTCACGGTGGCGACGATCCTGTGCTTCTTCGCGAAAAGCCTGCCCTTCCTGCTGATCGTGCGCGCAGCGCAGGCGGCGGGGGCTGCGGCGGCGCTCAGCGTTTCCTCGGCATTGGTGCGGCAGATCTATCCGGCCAAGCAGCTCGGACGCGGGCTGGGCGTCAACTCGGTCGTCGTCTCCGTATCCGCGGCGATCGCGCCGACGCTGGGCGGACTGGTACTGGCGATCGGGCCGTGGCCCTGGGTGTTCGCCTCCGCGGTGCCTTTCGCGATCGCGAGCCTGTTGCTGGGTCGATCGCTGCCCGACATCCCCCGCTCCAAGGCACCGTTCGACGTGCTCGGCGCCGTGCTCTGCGCGGCGATGTTCGGACTGGTGATCGGCGGCGCCGAGAGCGCCGTCCATGGCGACAGCCCGGTGGTCTCCGCCGCGGTGGTGCTCGCGGGCATCGCGGTCGGGGTGATCTTCGTGCGGCGCGAGCAGGGTGAGGCCGAGCCGATCCTGCCGGTCGACCTCCTCGCCCGTCCGGTGCTGGCGCTGTCCACGATCGGCGCCTTCACCGCGTTCATCGCGACCATGACGCTGCTCCTGTCGCTCCCCTTCCGGCTCCAGCATGGCTATGGCTTCGCACCGTCCGAGGTCGGCGCGGTGATCGCGCCCTGGCCGCTTACGACGATGTTCGTCGCCCCGCTCGCCGGTACGCTGTCCGATCGCTACCCGGCGGGCGCGCTGGGGGGGATCGGCATGGCCGTAGCGATCGCGGGCTTGAGCGCGCTTGCCTTCCTCCCGCACGACCCCAGCTATTTCGACATCGCCTGGCGGATGTCGCTGACCGGCGCCGGGTTCGGCATGTTCCTCTCGCCCAATGCCCGGCTGATCATCGGATCGGCGCCGGTAGAGCGCGCCGCGGCGGCGGGCGGGCTGATCTCGACGACGCGGATGGTGGGACAGACCACCGGCGCGACGCTGGTGGCCGCCCTGCTGGCAACGGGGGTCGGCGCCGGCATGACCCCTGCATTGGTCGCCGCTGGCCTGGCGCTGGTCGCAGGCCTGTGCAGCCTCGCCAGGCTGCGCCCCTCGATCCGCAACCCGGCGAGGGTCGAGGCAGACCAGGCCCAGCCGGCGCAGATGGGGTAA